A genomic segment from Helicobacter sp. NHP19-012 encodes:
- a CDS encoding inorganic phosphate transporter translates to MKSKTTKPTGSIQKAFKELQRDNVKITLAVVFVVAAAGLALICSHTPIHLPLLALSAVVGGYMAMNIGANDVANNVGPLVGSQAITLGMALLTAALCEVLGAVLAGSEVVQSIKGKIIDPEHIQNTTVFVGMMFSALLSGAIWLHLATAIGAPVSTTHSIVGGAWGGAGGWGAGAVDWPFLGGIVASWVISPVMGGGIAMGLMVLFKQSISDREDKKNAALKAMPLVVGVMGLAFSWYMLAKVLRTPLGLVNEFLLSVGVGLLAYHVFKSYVASKLNSLENTKESVHTLFTLPLVFSAALLSFAHGANDVANAVGPLAAIVQSLQEWGHHAIPTKAYAPLWIMLVGGLGIATGLSLYGPRLIKTVGSEITELDKMQAFCIAMATVITVLLASKLGLPVSSTHITIGAVFGVGFLREFLQKRLFEMKQMILDAHHGEDAGVIKNFLDRFEKANPKQKKEMLTYLKTLQKENNTLEYTVGLSKKERKHLKKAYKSELVKRSVIKKIITAWLITVPISALLGALGYYLIDTFNIVERL, encoded by the coding sequence ATGAAATCTAAAACCACTAAACCCACCGGTTCTATCCAAAAGGCCTTTAAAGAACTCCAAAGAGACAATGTCAAGATCACTCTGGCTGTTGTGTTTGTCGTGGCGGCGGCGGGCTTGGCGCTCATCTGTAGCCACACGCCCATACACCTACCCTTGCTCGCTTTAAGCGCAGTTGTGGGTGGGTATATGGCGATGAACATCGGGGCGAACGATGTCGCTAACAATGTCGGTCCGCTGGTGGGCTCTCAGGCAATCACCTTAGGCATGGCGCTTTTGACGGCGGCTCTGTGCGAAGTGCTAGGCGCAGTGTTAGCAGGCAGTGAAGTCGTGCAAAGCATTAAGGGCAAGATCATCGATCCCGAGCACATCCAAAACACCACGGTTTTTGTGGGGATGATGTTTTCAGCACTGCTCTCGGGGGCGATTTGGTTGCATTTAGCTACGGCCATTGGCGCGCCGGTTTCTACCACACACTCCATTGTGGGGGGTGCTTGGGGCGGGGCTGGTGGCTGGGGGGCTGGGGCTGTGGATTGGCCCTTTTTGGGTGGGATTGTGGCTAGTTGGGTCATCTCGCCTGTGATGGGCGGGGGGATTGCGATGGGGCTTATGGTCTTGTTTAAGCAGAGCATCAGCGATCGAGAAGACAAGAAAAACGCCGCCCTAAAGGCGATGCCCCTAGTGGTGGGGGTGATGGGCTTGGCGTTTAGCTGGTATATGCTGGCAAAGGTTCTACGCACGCCGCTAGGCTTGGTTAACGAATTTCTCTTAAGCGTGGGGGTGGGACTACTCGCCTACCATGTCTTTAAAAGTTATGTGGCTTCTAAGTTAAACAGCCTAGAAAACACCAAAGAGAGCGTGCACACGCTTTTTACCCTGCCCTTAGTCTTTAGCGCCGCCTTGCTTAGCTTTGCCCACGGGGCTAATGATGTGGCTAATGCTGTGGGGCCCCTTGCGGCGATTGTGCAGAGTTTGCAAGAGTGGGGACACCACGCCATCCCCACAAAGGCGTATGCCCCCTTGTGGATCATGTTGGTTGGGGGGCTTGGCATCGCCACGGGGCTTAGTTTATATGGTCCCCGCTTGATTAAAACCGTGGGCAGTGAGATCACCGAGTTAGACAAAATGCAAGCCTTTTGCATCGCAATGGCGACTGTGATCACGGTCTTGCTCGCCTCAAAGCTTGGCTTGCCCGTGAGCTCCACGCACATCACCATCGGGGCGGTGTTTGGGGTGGGCTTTTTGCGCGAGTTCTTGCAAAAACGGCTCTTTGAGATGAAACAAATGATCTTGGATGCGCACCATGGCGAAGATGCGGGCGTGATTAAAAACTTCCTAGATCGCTTTGAAAAGGCCAACCCCAAACAGAAAAAAGAGATGCTCACCTACTTAAAGACCTTGCAAAAGGAAAACAACACCCTAGAGTACACCGTGGGCCTTAGTAAAAAAGAGCGCAAGCACCTAAAGAAGGCTTATAAAAGTGAGCTTGTCAAGCGCTCGGTGATCAAAAAGATCATCACCGCATGGCTCATCACCGTGCCTATTTCCGCCCTACTTGGAGCTTTAGGATACTATTTAATAGACACCTTTAACATTGTTGAGAGACTTTAG
- a CDS encoding aspartate carbamoyltransferase catalytic subunit, translating into MLKHLISTQDLDNAQVLALLDRANGFLDKSVKAPNFSHKSVTALFFEHSTRTVASFQTATARLNAHFNAFSVQTSSAKKGETLLDTLYNLQAMGIDLFIIRHHHSSALPYLAKHLETPLINAGSGAFAHPTQALLDLLTLHRHFKGQLKGKTIAFVGDIKNSRVANSNLQLLPRFGLKPLLVAPPHFLPKTSFDYTHELQEALEVADIVMSLRTQTERHSLQTYGSLKDYAYKYCLKADMLKKEIVVLHPGPVHRNIDIEDKLLSDPRCQILEQVKLGVAMRMALIEALLSQSL; encoded by the coding sequence ATGTTAAAACACCTCATCAGCACACAGGATTTAGATAATGCGCAGGTTTTAGCCCTACTAGATCGGGCAAATGGATTTTTAGACAAGAGTGTTAAAGCCCCAAATTTCAGCCACAAGAGCGTTACAGCCCTCTTTTTTGAGCACTCCACCCGCACGGTGGCGAGCTTTCAAACCGCCACAGCCCGCCTAAACGCCCACTTCAACGCCTTTAGCGTGCAAACCAGCTCTGCCAAAAAGGGCGAAACTCTGCTAGACACGCTCTATAACTTGCAGGCGATGGGGATCGATTTATTCATCATCCGCCACCACCACTCTAGTGCCCTGCCCTATTTAGCCAAGCACCTAGAAACCCCCCTAATCAATGCGGGTAGTGGAGCGTTTGCCCACCCAACGCAGGCTCTCCTAGACTTACTCACTCTACATAGGCATTTTAAAGGGCAACTTAAGGGCAAAACCATTGCCTTTGTGGGCGACATTAAAAACTCAAGGGTGGCTAACAGCAATTTACAACTTCTACCTAGATTTGGGCTAAAGCCCCTTTTAGTCGCTCCGCCCCACTTCTTGCCCAAGACTTCCTTTGACTACACCCACGAACTGCAAGAAGCCCTAGAAGTGGCGGACATTGTGATGAGCTTACGCACCCAAACCGAACGGCATTCTTTGCAAACCTATGGCTCTTTGAAAGACTACGCCTATAAATATTGCCTCAAGGCGGACATGCTCAAAAAAGAAATCGTGGTGTTGCACCCAGGCCCCGTGCATAGAAACATTGACATAGAAGACAAGCTTTTAAGCGATCCGCGCTGTCAAATCCTAGAGCAGGTGAAACTCGGCGTGGCAATGCGGATGGCTTTGATAGAAGCTCTATTAAGTCAAAGCCTTTAA
- the tal gene encoding transaldolase, producing the protein MKDFYLWCDFIERDFLESGFQTLLKKGQIVGATSNPSIFAKALESQAYQAQITELKNAKMGAKDIYEHLVIADIKRCAEILLPFWEKNKATGYISLEIDPFLADNVGASVAEARALFGRIGMPNAMIKVPATQAGLETMEHLAKDKNIPLNATLVFDPKRAGDCALALKKAPMGVVSIFVSRLDTLANRLLQDKNNRLSQSTQATLLNQFGIANALECYHRIQSVGASRVYPLFASVGTKDPNLPKDYYLQALKLEHSITTAPLEALKAYHETPSAPTTSIKHIKETMQDLGLDLEKTRPNSGYNPGRHSLLLPGLKAFEDAFSKLLKALT; encoded by the coding sequence ATGAAAGACTTTTACTTATGGTGTGATTTTATTGAGCGGGATTTTTTAGAAAGCGGGTTTCAAACTCTCCTAAAAAAGGGGCAGATTGTGGGGGCGACCTCTAACCCGTCTATTTTTGCTAAGGCTTTGGAGTCTCAAGCCTACCAAGCGCAAATCACGGAGCTTAAAAACGCCAAAATGGGAGCGAAGGACATTTACGAGCATTTAGTCATCGCCGACATCAAAAGGTGCGCTGAGATTTTACTGCCCTTTTGGGAGAAAAACAAAGCTACGGGCTACATCAGCCTAGAGATCGACCCCTTTTTAGCCGACAATGTGGGGGCAAGCGTGGCGGAAGCGCGGGCATTGTTTGGGCGCATTGGCATGCCAAATGCCATGATCAAAGTCCCCGCCACCCAGGCAGGGCTAGAGACCATGGAGCATTTAGCCAAGGACAAGAACATCCCGCTGAATGCAACTTTAGTCTTTGATCCTAAGCGCGCTGGGGATTGCGCCCTTGCGCTTAAAAAAGCTCCCATGGGTGTGGTGAGCATCTTTGTCTCTAGGCTAGACACCTTAGCTAACCGGCTTTTACAAGACAAAAACAACCGTCTAAGCCAAAGCACCCAAGCCACGCTTTTAAACCAATTTGGCATCGCCAACGCCCTAGAGTGCTACCATAGAATCCAAAGCGTGGGGGCAAGCCGTGTCTATCCGCTCTTTGCCAGTGTTGGCACAAAGGACCCCAATTTACCTAAAGACTACTACCTACAAGCCCTAAAGCTAGAGCACAGCATCACCACCGCCCCCCTAGAGGCTCTAAAAGCCTACCACGAAACCCCCAGCGCGCCCACAACCTCCATCAAGCACATCAAAGAAACCATGCAAGATTTGGGCTTGGACTTAGAAAAAACGCGGCCAAACTCAGGTTATAACCCGGGCAGACATTCTCTTTTATTGCCGGGACTTAAAGCCTTTGAGGACGCTTTTAGCAAACTCTTAAAGGCTTTGACTTAA
- a CDS encoding UDP-N-acetylmuramoyl-L-alanyl-D-glutamate--2,6-diaminopimelate ligase, translating to MKHFHPLTHNARNFTHLSEDTRELDNSTLLVQTPSNAPFVQAHLAKEPKTPTIQALELYRLLNLSLQIVGVTGTNGKTTTASCIYSLLLDSGCSCALLGTRGFFINDKRVKEKGLTTPSLLEIYMDLVTAQAQGVEYFIMEASSHALAQERIVGLDFVARVHTNITSDHLDYHKDLETYRTVKNSFFQGEGLKIINRDDPVVRFNPSNAYGYGLEHKSHLSVDAYSLNPTLSAHLNFKLTPKTPAENSLLHSPLIGRHNLYNLLGAVLCVRLLTDKPLEDICALVPNFLGVKGRLEVAHTDPLVVVDFAHTADGFTQIFNSFSGQKIKVVFGAGGNRDKSKRPLMGQVATTHALKTYITSDNPRHEDPLDIIKDILGGIAENKRPSVVVEANRQKAIELALSELKADEILLILGKGDENMQIIGDSLHPFEDCQVVRAFYKDKT from the coding sequence ATGAAACACTTTCACCCCCTCACCCACAACGCCCGGAACTTCACCCACTTAAGCGAGGACACAAGAGAGCTTGACAACAGCACCCTCTTAGTGCAAACCCCAAGCAACGCTCCCTTCGTGCAGGCGCATTTAGCCAAAGAGCCCAAAACACCCACCATACAAGCCCTAGAACTCTATAGGCTTTTAAATTTATCGCTTCAAATTGTGGGCGTTACGGGCACCAATGGCAAGACCACCACCGCAAGTTGTATTTACTCACTGCTCTTAGATTCGGGGTGCTCTTGCGCTTTGCTTGGCACAAGGGGGTTTTTCATCAACGACAAGCGGGTGAAAGAAAAGGGTTTAACCACGCCTAGCCTACTAGAAATTTACATGGACTTAGTCACAGCACAAGCTCAAGGGGTGGAGTATTTCATTATGGAGGCAAGCTCACATGCCCTCGCCCAAGAGCGCATTGTGGGCTTGGATTTTGTGGCAAGGGTACATACAAATATCACCAGCGACCATTTAGACTATCACAAGGATCTAGAGACCTATAGAACCGTGAAAAATTCCTTTTTTCAAGGCGAGGGACTAAAGATCATCAATCGAGACGACCCTGTGGTGCGCTTCAACCCCAGCAACGCCTATGGCTATGGTTTGGAGCATAAGAGCCATTTAAGCGTGGATGCTTACAGCCTGAATCCGACTTTAAGCGCACATCTAAACTTCAAGCTAACCCCCAAAACCCCGGCTGAAAACTCTTTACTGCACTCCCCGCTTATCGGCCGACATAACCTTTACAACCTTCTAGGGGCTGTGCTTTGTGTGCGCTTACTCACCGATAAACCTCTAGAAGACATTTGCGCCCTTGTGCCAAACTTCTTAGGCGTGAAGGGGCGTTTAGAAGTGGCGCACACAGACCCCCTTGTAGTGGTGGATTTTGCCCACACCGCCGATGGTTTCACGCAGATTTTTAACAGCTTTAGCGGGCAGAAAATTAAAGTTGTCTTTGGCGCAGGGGGCAATCGGGATAAAAGTAAACGCCCTTTAATGGGGCAAGTCGCCACCACCCACGCCCTTAAAACCTACATCACCAGCGACAACCCAAGACACGAAGACCCCCTAGACATCATCAAAGACATTTTAGGGGGCATTGCTGAAAATAAACGCCCCAGCGTGGTGGTGGAGGCAAACCGCCAAAAGGCGATTGAGCTAGCCCTAAGTGAGCTTAAAGCAGACGAGATTTTGCTGATTTTAGGCAAGGGGGACGAGAACATGCAAATCATCGGCGACAGCTTACACCCCTTTGAGGATTGCCAAGTGGTGCGGGCATTTTACAAGGATAAAACATGA
- a CDS encoding histidine kinase, giving the protein MTNDPKKRTFCTQGYKAFLHKEYPRAGFLFGQALFLDPMDSHAKIGLLLSDIALDFPKEAHSFYELYQSLLDSQPRRYKLSIQHQILDLIASFDDSLSKMAQVFSAENQLKAESLEGILYADFKAMCVGRDFKEVFEDLMFSTKVIFDKKEDFYEFLESLVENGFYEMSISYIENMRELLWYDERVSAILQKALELEKQAAK; this is encoded by the coding sequence ATGACAAATGACCCCAAGAAGCGCACCTTTTGCACGCAGGGCTACAAGGCGTTTTTACACAAGGAGTACCCAAGAGCGGGGTTTTTATTCGGGCAGGCGTTGTTCTTAGACCCGATGGACTCGCACGCCAAGATCGGTCTTCTTTTAAGCGACATTGCCCTAGACTTCCCCAAAGAGGCGCACAGTTTCTATGAGTTGTACCAAAGTTTGTTAGATTCACAACCACGCCGTTATAAGCTCAGCATCCAGCACCAAATTTTAGATTTGATCGCATCTTTTGACGATAGCCTGAGTAAAATGGCGCAGGTGTTTAGCGCAGAAAACCAACTCAAGGCCGAAAGTTTGGAGGGGATTTTATACGCCGACTTTAAGGCCATGTGTGTGGGTAGGGACTTTAAAGAGGTTTTTGAGGACTTAATGTTTAGCACGAAAGTCATTTTTGACAAGAAAGAGGACTTTTACGAGTTCTTAGAAAGCCTTGTGGAGAACGGCTTTTATGAAATGTCCATCTCCTACATTGAGAACATGCGCGAGCTCTTGTGGTATGATGAGCGCGTGAGTGCGATTTTACAAAAAGCCCTAGAGTTAGAAAAGCAAGCCGCAAAATGA
- a CDS encoding NifU family protein has translation MVFSDAELQKPVELALEKIRPMLLRDGGDVVLLGIKEAKVYVSLEGACRGCASSANTLKFGIERCLQEEIHPDMQVVHVSPERYKELFS, from the coding sequence ATGGTATTTAGTGATGCAGAATTACAAAAACCCGTGGAGTTAGCCCTAGAGAAAATCCGCCCTATGCTCTTAAGGGACGGGGGCGATGTGGTGCTTTTGGGCATTAAAGAGGCTAAGGTGTATGTGAGTTTAGAGGGGGCGTGTAGGGGCTGTGCGTCTAGCGCAAACACTCTAAAGTTTGGCATTGAGCGTTGTTTGCAAGAGGAAATTCACCCGGACATGCAAGTCGTGCATGTGTCGCCTGAACGCTATAAAGAGTTGTTTTCTTAA
- a CDS encoding NAD(+)/NADH kinase: MRLEPISHVYILLKPALEPEMLHALEACLKEAKMLYSLESPTAYHPNEALLCLGGDGTLLAALRHPLNLPCFGIHVGHLGFLTATNLEGALAFLKALKRGDYKAQEHLMLEGKIGKQCILAANDLVVSKKDYYGMLELQLFIDEVLVNTYKVDGLIFATPLGSTAYNISVGGSVLDPLCQNILITPIAPHSLSERPLILGAGACLKVVSTQACIVVADGQVRHTLKPKQVLNIHAAKRQATLLQPLERNYFKILKEKFAWGSAQQNNSIK, encoded by the coding sequence ATGCGTCTTGAACCCATAAGCCATGTTTATATCCTGCTCAAACCTGCCCTAGAGCCTGAAATGTTACACGCCCTAGAGGCTTGCTTGAAAGAGGCCAAAATGCTCTACAGCCTAGAGTCGCCCACCGCCTATCACCCCAATGAAGCCCTGCTTTGTTTGGGTGGGGATGGCACGCTCTTAGCTGCCCTGCGCCACCCTTTGAATTTGCCCTGCTTTGGCATACATGTAGGGCATTTGGGTTTTTTAACAGCCACAAATTTAGAGGGTGCTCTGGCTTTCTTAAAGGCTTTGAAGCGGGGGGATTACAAAGCCCAAGAGCATTTAATGCTGGAGGGTAAAATAGGCAAACAGTGCATTTTGGCCGCTAATGATTTAGTGGTGAGCAAGAAAGACTACTATGGCATGTTGGAATTACAGCTCTTCATTGACGAGGTGTTGGTCAACACTTACAAAGTGGATGGACTCATCTTTGCCACACCTTTGGGCTCCACCGCTTACAACATCAGCGTGGGTGGGAGTGTGCTCGACCCCCTATGCCAAAACATCTTAATCACCCCTATTGCCCCACACTCTCTTAGTGAAAGGCCGCTGATTTTAGGGGCTGGGGCGTGCTTAAAAGTGGTGTCCACTCAAGCCTGCATTGTGGTGGCGGACGGGCAAGTACGCCACACCTTAAAGCCCAAACAGGTCTTAAATATCCATGCCGCCAAACGCCAAGCCACCTTGCTCCAGCCGTTGGAGCGCAATTACTTTAAAATCCTCAAAGAAAAATTTGCGTGGGGTTCAGCACAACAAAATAATTCTATAAAATAG